From the Billgrantia sulfidoxydans genome, one window contains:
- a CDS encoding HlyD family type I secretion periplasmic adaptor subunit, with protein MTATSPKAKGKSAEQQGFEAIGRFTDVGGKPFRPFMDRLFSKRVTSAHLNRDWASDADWARMQQDPIRARLFLYTILLAFGALIAWAYFASIDEVTRGTGRVIPSSQLQKVQSFDGGVVQQIMVREGEMVEAGQVLMRIDPTRFVANFRENRAQALALRARAERLRALVTDTPFNPDDELRSGAPEIVAQEREVYESRREELREQESILRDRIRQREEELNEAKARRDTAQREANMASQELNLTRPLLASGAVSEVDILRLEREVSRATGERNQAAAAVARLEAAVEEARTQLREIGAERRSEWRNDLAQTIGDLGALDESSAGLQDRVRLAEVRSPVDGIVQRLGINTLGGVVQPGQEVVDIIPSDDQLLVEARIAPQDIAFLRPGQPATIKLTAYDFAIYGGLEAELDHISADTITDDDDNTFYLVRVKTVEGENLGSDIQVIPGMTAQVDIMTGKRTVMQYLLKPVLRAWSNSMGER; from the coding sequence ATGACCGCCACGTCTCCCAAGGCCAAGGGCAAGAGTGCCGAGCAGCAAGGCTTCGAGGCGATCGGGCGTTTCACCGATGTCGGCGGCAAGCCGTTTCGTCCGTTCATGGACCGTCTGTTCTCCAAGCGGGTGACTTCCGCCCACCTCAATCGCGACTGGGCCAGCGATGCCGACTGGGCGCGCATGCAGCAGGACCCGATCCGGGCACGGCTCTTCCTCTACACCATACTGCTTGCCTTCGGCGCGCTGATCGCATGGGCCTATTTTGCTTCGATCGACGAGGTGACACGCGGGACCGGGAGAGTGATTCCCTCCAGCCAGTTGCAGAAGGTGCAGTCCTTCGATGGCGGTGTGGTGCAGCAGATCATGGTGCGTGAAGGGGAGATGGTCGAAGCGGGGCAAGTGCTGATGCGCATCGACCCCACGCGCTTCGTTGCCAACTTCCGTGAGAACCGTGCCCAGGCATTGGCCCTTCGTGCCCGCGCCGAACGGCTGCGCGCTCTGGTGACCGATACGCCCTTCAACCCCGACGACGAATTGCGCAGCGGGGCGCCGGAAATCGTCGCGCAAGAGCGCGAGGTCTACGAGAGCCGGCGTGAGGAGCTTCGCGAGCAGGAGAGCATTTTGCGCGATCGCATTCGTCAGCGTGAAGAGGAGCTCAACGAAGCCAAGGCGCGGCGCGATACCGCCCAGCGTGAGGCGAACATGGCGAGCCAGGAGTTGAACCTGACACGACCACTGTTGGCCTCGGGGGCGGTCTCGGAGGTCGACATCCTGCGCCTCGAACGTGAGGTTTCGCGTGCCACCGGCGAGCGCAACCAGGCCGCGGCTGCTGTCGCGCGCCTCGAGGCCGCCGTAGAAGAGGCGCGTACCCAGCTACGCGAGATTGGCGCCGAACGGCGCAGCGAATGGCGCAACGACCTGGCTCAGACCATTGGGGATCTGGGGGCACTCGATGAGTCCAGTGCCGGCCTGCAGGATCGGGTGCGCCTCGCCGAGGTCCGATCCCCTGTGGATGGCATCGTGCAGCGCCTGGGGATCAATACCCTGGGCGGCGTGGTACAGCCAGGGCAGGAAGTGGTGGACATCATACCCAGCGACGATCAGCTGCTGGTCGAGGCGCGTATCGCACCGCAGGACATTGCTTTCCTGCGACCCGGCCAGCCGGCCACCATCAAGCTGACGGCGTACGACTTCGCCATCTACGGCGGTCTCGAAGCCGAGCTGGACCACATCAGTGCCGACACCATCACTGACGACGACGACAACACCTTCTATCTGGTGCGTGTGAAAACGGTCGAAGGGGAAAACCTGGGCAGTGACATCCAGGTCATTCCCGGCATGACGGCTCAGGTCGACATCATGACCGGCAAGCGCACCGTGATGCAGTATCTGCTCAAACCCGTACTGCGGGCATGGAGCAACTCCATGGGGGAACGATGA
- a CDS encoding retention module-containing protein: MAISTVISITGQAWARDAEGNLRELRVGDTLQEGEVLITSDNGSVQLDFADGIGPVLVEGGEQVVMTAELDAAEATDASEFSALDEDLEALLTALDDDSVDLLEVLDATAAGAGPGGGADGGHSFVRLARIAENVDPLTFNFGMNDLRGSPEEDGLAFALAEPDENAPDDSEPTITIMSDSSSVDEAGLPTGSVGDGSHTTSGTFAIDTGNDGLQSLVINGENVTGGGTVNGTHGTLVVTLANGSYSWTYTLDGATDGDTTSDSFTLVVTDSDGDEASDSLTIAIIDDVPQAVDDAATQETENAPVTINVFGNDTGGADGIDLTNGVALVAGSLTGSGTLVYNEDGTFTYTPTAGEEGVVSFEYTITDADGDESTATVTLTLQDDSEPTIKVSGPDVNDGQASVDEAGLPSGSANDGSHATSGTLAIDTGNDGLQSLVINGENVTGGGTVNGTHGTLVVTLANGSYSWTYTLDGATDGDTTSDSFTLVVTDSDGDEANDSLTIAIIDDVPQAVDDTAGTAEDTPITYNVMDNDTAGADGATLTAASLRNPSQGSLSFDANGAVTFTPAAGFEGDAVIDYTITDADGDTSSATLTVTVADDSEPTIEVGGPDVNDGQASVDEAGLPSGSANDGSHVTSGTLAIDTGNDGLQSLVINGENVTGGGTVNGTHGTLVVTLANGSYSWTYTLDGATDGDTTSDSFTLVVTDSDGDEASDSLTIAIIDDVPQAVDDAATQETENAPVTINVFGNDTGGADGIDLTNGVALVAGSLTGSGTLVYNEDGTFTYTPAAGEEGGVSFEYTITDADGDESTATVTLTLQDDSEPTIKVSGPDVNDGQASVDEAGLPSGSANDGSHATSGTLAIDTGNDGLQSLVINGENVTGGGTVNGTHGTLVVTLANGSYSWTYTLDDATDGDTTSDSFTLVVTDSDGDEANDSLTIAIIDDVPQAVDDTAGTAEDTPITYNVMDNDTAGADGATLTAASLRNPSQGSLSFDANGAVTFTPAAGFEGDAVIDYTITDADGDTSSATLTVTVADDSEPTIEVGGPDVNDGQASVDEAGLPSGSANDGSHVTSGTLAIDTGNDGLQSLVINGENVTGGGTVNGTHGTLVVTLANGSYSWTYTLDGATDGDTTSDSFTLVVTDSDGDEANDSLTIAIIDDVPQAVDDAATQETENAPVTINVFGNDTGGADGIDLTNGVALVAGSLTGSGTLVYNEDGTFTYTPAAGEEGGVSFDYTITDADGDESTATVTLTLQDDSEPTIEVGGPDVNDGQASVDEAGLPGGSANDGSHVTSGTLAIDTGNDGLQSLVINGENVTGGGTVQGTHGTLVVTLVNGSYSWTYTLDGATDEHSTQGPNIDGVKDSFALVVTDSDGDSANASLTIDIVDDIPSEFTPDAAALVDGAAGKLNFADAVGADGLGNVVFKASLEGQPAVDTDGNALSFEGQPLFYALSSDGQQLTAMTESGEEAFVVTLKPNGDGFTIQVNDQVLNGTLVEGNIAAGISGGNSGYYALNSEDGDIANDVLISSTTNDTINTSSGRLGVSEGQSITNGEFIRFDFLQGLSFTGVSGSPEWEARQQATQFTQDVYLTGGKNSTASFIVKAVADAEASSGHPSDVTDQYLTLSPDDIVVLDGNGVDVTSEVTLTQVGDGIRIDGVKDGWSYRVETEEPFEAIEVTGANGDNFKLGDLSFQTGGTASDFDIELKIEGQDADGDTVDSSITLSSPAPDALYVGNNSENNHDSTSGSDVLIGDAGGKFTIVEPGQNYNISLIVDASGSMNDYSGTGYLSRMDLTKQALVNLANQLKEHDGTVNVQLMVFSYHASTLASIQNLNADNVNDLLLAIDAVSAGGGTNYESAFEQAVAWFNAQHGNDASVSDGFKNLTYFLTDGDPTKYYDADGNLRGPGDATDINTFNASVEAFEELSAVSAVHATGIGSGVSEHILKFFDNSEVAGEGYLTASNGATTVTAPFGYVDIVNTAEDLDAALKGGSSSDELAELGDDVLTGGDGDDIIFGDAINSDHLEWTNLDTGEIFSDGSHDGLGYAGLVEYLRWAEGTPGEAPSDAEIIAYVKSRWEELVDTQRADGGNDFLDGGSGDDVLIGGAGDDVLIGGAGDDALIGGAGDDTLLGGLGADTFAWKLGDQGEEGSAAVDTVEDFSLAQGDSLDLSELLSDGNGLEHLRFEADGSGTTKLYISTEGNFGTDEGNFDNALADQVIVLENFSGDLEALKSSLNID; encoded by the coding sequence ATGGCCATTTCCACAGTTATCTCGATTACCGGCCAAGCTTGGGCGCGCGACGCCGAGGGCAACCTGCGCGAATTGCGCGTGGGCGATACCCTTCAGGAAGGTGAGGTGCTGATCACCTCCGACAACGGCAGCGTCCAACTCGACTTCGCTGATGGAATCGGTCCGGTGCTGGTAGAAGGCGGCGAGCAAGTGGTCATGACAGCGGAGCTGGATGCCGCCGAAGCGACCGACGCTTCTGAATTCTCTGCCTTGGACGAGGATCTCGAAGCCCTGCTGACGGCGCTGGACGACGACAGCGTCGACCTGCTGGAGGTGCTCGATGCCACTGCAGCTGGCGCCGGCCCCGGTGGTGGCGCCGATGGCGGTCACAGCTTCGTGCGCCTGGCGCGCATTGCCGAGAACGTCGACCCATTGACGTTCAACTTCGGCATGAATGATCTGCGTGGCTCGCCGGAAGAGGACGGGCTGGCTTTCGCCTTGGCTGAGCCGGACGAGAACGCTCCAGACGACTCCGAGCCGACCATTACAATCATGTCCGACAGCAGCAGCGTCGACGAGGCCGGCCTGCCGACCGGCAGCGTGGGTGACGGCTCGCACACCACCAGCGGCACTTTTGCTATCGACACCGGCAACGACGGGCTGCAGTCGCTGGTGATCAATGGTGAGAATGTCACCGGCGGTGGCACGGTCAACGGTACGCACGGCACCTTGGTCGTCACACTCGCCAACGGCAGCTACAGCTGGACCTACACCCTCGACGGCGCCACCGACGGTGACACGACCAGCGACAGCTTCACCCTGGTCGTCACCGACAGCGACGGCGACGAGGCCAGTGACAGCCTGACCATCGCCATCATCGACGACGTGCCGCAGGCGGTGGACGACGCGGCGACTCAGGAAACCGAAAACGCCCCGGTCACTATCAACGTGTTCGGCAACGACACGGGCGGTGCCGATGGCATCGACCTGACCAACGGCGTGGCCCTGGTGGCCGGCAGCCTCACCGGCAGCGGCACGCTGGTGTACAACGAAGACGGCACCTTCACCTACACCCCGACGGCGGGTGAGGAAGGGGTGGTGAGCTTCGAGTACACCATCACCGACGCCGATGGCGACGAGAGCACCGCCACGGTCACCCTGACCTTGCAGGACGACTCCGAGCCGACCATCAAGGTCAGCGGACCCGATGTCAACGACGGCCAAGCCAGCGTCGACGAGGCCGGCCTGCCGAGTGGCAGTGCCAATGACGGCTCCCACGCTACCAGCGGCACCCTGGCCATCGATACCGGCAACGACGGACTGCAGTCGCTGGTGATCAACGGCGAGAACGTCACCGGTGGCGGCACGGTCAACGGTACGCACGGCACCTTGGTCGTCACGCTCGCCAACGGCAGCTACAGCTGGACCTACACCCTCGACGGCGCCACCGACGGTGACACGACCAGCGACAGCTTCACCCTGGTCGTCACCGACAGCGACGGCGACGAGGCCAACGACAGCCTGACCATCGCCATCATCGACGACGTGCCGCAGGCGGTGGATGACACCGCCGGGACCGCGGAAGATACCCCTATCACTTATAACGTGATGGACAACGATACGGCCGGTGCCGATGGCGCCACGCTGACGGCGGCGAGCCTGCGCAACCCGAGCCAGGGCAGCCTGAGCTTCGATGCCAATGGCGCGGTCACCTTCACCCCGGCGGCGGGCTTCGAAGGCGATGCGGTGATCGACTACACCATCACCGACGCCGACGGCGATACCTCCAGCGCCACGCTGACCGTGACCGTGGCGGACGACTCCGAGCCGACGATCGAGGTTGGTGGCCCCGACGTCAACGACGGCCAAGCCAGCGTCGACGAGGCCGGCCTGCCGAGCGGCAGTGCCAATGACGGCTCGCACGTCACCAGCGGCACCCTGGCCATCGATACCGGCAACGACGGACTGCAGTCGCTGGTGATCAACGGCGAGAACGTCACCGGTGGCGGCACGGTCAACGGTACGCACGGCACCTTGGTCGTCACGCTCGCCAACGGCAGCTACAGCTGGACCTACACCCTCGACGGCGCCACCGACGGTGACACGACCAGCGACAGCTTCACCCTGGTCGTCACCGACAGCGACGGCGACGAGGCCAGCGACAGCCTGACCATCGCCATCATCGACGACGTGCCGCAGGCGGTGGACGACGCGGCGACTCAGGAAACCGAAAACGCCCCGGTCACTATCAACGTGTTCGGCAACGACACGGGCGGTGCCGATGGCATCGACCTGACCAACGGCGTGGCCCTGGTGGCCGGCAGCCTCACCGGCAGCGGCACGCTGGTGTACAACGAAGACGGCACCTTCACTTACACCCCGGCGGCGGGTGAGGAAGGGGGGGTGAGCTTCGAGTACACCATCACCGACGCCGATGGCGACGAGAGCACCGCCACGGTCACCCTGACCTTGCAGGACGACTCCGAGCCGACCATCAAGGTCAGCGGACCCGATGTCAACGACGGCCAAGCCAGCGTCGACGAGGCCGGCCTGCCGAGCGGCAGTGCCAATGACGGCTCCCACGCTACCAGCGGCACCCTGGCCATCGATACCGGCAACGACGGGCTGCAGTCGCTGGTGATCAACGGCGAGAACGTCACCGGCGGCGGCACGGTCAACGGTACGCACGGCACCTTGGTCGTCACGCTCGCCAACGGCAGCTACAGCTGGACCTACACCCTCGACGACGCCACCGACGGTGACACGACCAGCGACAGCTTCACCCTGGTCGTCACCGACAGCGACGGCGACGAGGCCAACGACAGCCTGACCATCGCCATCATCGACGACGTGCCGCAGGCGGTGGATGACACCGCCGGGACCGCGGAAGATACCCCTATCACTTATAACGTGATGGACAACGATACGGCCGGTGCCGATGGCGCCACGCTGACGGCGGCGAGCCTGCGCAACCCGAGCCAGGGCAGCCTGAGCTTCGATGCCAATGGCGCGGTCACCTTCACCCCGGCGGCGGGCTTCGAAGGCGATGCGGTGATCGACTACACCATCACCGACGCCGACGGCGATACCTCCAGCGCCACGCTGACCGTGACCGTGGCGGACGACTCCGAGCCGACGATCGAGGTTGGTGGCCCCGACGTCAACGACGGCCAAGCCAGCGTCGACGAGGCCGGCCTGCCGAGTGGCAGTGCCAATGACGGCTCGCACGTCACCAGCGGCACCCTGGCCATCGATACCGGCAACGACGGGCTGCAGTCGCTGGTGATCAACGGCGAGAACGTCACCGGTGGCGGCACGGTCAACGGTACGCACGGCACCTTGGTCGTCACGCTCGCCAACGGCAGCTACAGCTGGACCTACACCCTCGACGGTGCCACCGACGGTGACACGACCAGCGACAGCTTCACCCTGGTCGTCACCGACAGCGACGGCGACGAGGCCAACGACAGCCTGACCATCGCCATCATCGACGACGTGCCGCAGGCGGTGGACGACGCGGCGACTCAGGAAACCGAAAACGCCCCGGTCACTATCAACGTGTTCGGCAACGACACGGGCGGCGCCGATGGCATCGACCTGACCAACGGCGTGGCCCTGGTGGCCGGCAGCCTCACCGGCAGCGGCACGCTGGTGTACAACGAAGACGGCACCTTCACCTACACCCCGGCGGCGGGTGAGGAAGGGGGGGTGAGCTTCGACTACACCATCACCGACGCCGATGGCGACGAGAGCACCGCCACGGTCACCCTGACCTTGCAGGACGACTCCGAGCCGACGATCGAGGTCGGTGGCCCCGACGTCAACGACGGCCAAGCCAGCGTCGACGAGGCCGGCCTGCCGGGCGGCAGTGCCAATGACGGCTCGCACGTCACCAGCGGCACCTTGGCCATCGATACCGGCAACGACGGGCTGCAGTCGCTGGTGATCAACGGCGAGAACGTCACCGGTGGTGGCACGGTGCAGGGCACGCACGGCACCTTGGTCGTCACGCTCGTCAACGGCAGCTACAGTTGGACCTACACCCTCGACGGCGCCACCGACGAGCACAGTACCCAAGGGCCTAACATTGATGGCGTGAAGGATAGCTTCGCACTGGTGGTCACCGACAGCGACGGTGACAGCGCCAATGCCAGCTTGACCATCGATATCGTCGACGACATTCCCAGCGAGTTCACGCCGGATGCCGCGGCGCTTGTCGATGGTGCGGCAGGAAAGCTCAACTTCGCCGATGCGGTTGGGGCCGATGGCTTGGGCAACGTTGTGTTCAAGGCCAGCCTGGAGGGTCAGCCGGCCGTCGACACGGATGGCAATGCACTCTCGTTCGAGGGCCAGCCGCTCTTCTATGCGTTGAGTAGCGATGGGCAGCAACTGACGGCTATGACCGAGAGTGGCGAAGAAGCCTTCGTCGTGACGCTCAAGCCGAATGGCGACGGATTCACTATCCAGGTGAATGACCAGGTTCTGAACGGCACACTGGTCGAAGGCAACATCGCGGCGGGCATCAGCGGCGGCAACTCTGGCTACTATGCGCTGAACTCCGAGGATGGCGATATCGCTAATGACGTGCTGATCTCATCCACCACAAATGACACGATCAATACCAGCTCAGGGCGGTTGGGTGTCAGCGAAGGCCAGAGTATTACGAACGGTGAATTCATCCGCTTCGATTTCCTGCAGGGGCTGAGTTTCACAGGCGTATCTGGTTCTCCCGAATGGGAAGCTCGCCAGCAAGCCACGCAGTTCACTCAGGACGTTTACCTGACCGGCGGGAAAAATAGCACTGCCTCGTTCATCGTCAAGGCAGTGGCCGATGCCGAGGCCAGCAGTGGCCACCCCTCAGACGTCACGGATCAATATCTGACACTGTCGCCAGACGACATCGTCGTTCTCGATGGCAATGGCGTCGACGTTACCTCTGAAGTCACATTGACCCAGGTTGGGGATGGCATCCGCATCGACGGAGTGAAGGATGGCTGGAGCTATCGAGTCGAGACTGAGGAGCCCTTTGAAGCCATCGAGGTCACTGGTGCCAACGGAGACAACTTCAAACTTGGTGACCTTTCGTTCCAGACGGGCGGAACTGCCTCTGACTTCGATATCGAACTGAAGATCGAAGGCCAGGATGCTGATGGGGATACCGTCGACAGCAGCATTACGTTGTCTTCGCCAGCCCCTGATGCGCTCTACGTCGGCAACAACAGCGAGAATAATCACGACAGCACCAGTGGCAGTGATGTATTGATAGGCGATGCGGGAGGCAAGTTCACCATCGTCGAGCCCGGTCAGAACTACAATATCTCGCTGATCGTCGATGCTTCCGGCAGCATGAATGACTACTCGGGTACTGGCTACCTGAGTCGCATGGACTTGACCAAGCAGGCGCTGGTGAACTTGGCCAATCAGCTCAAGGAGCACGACGGCACCGTCAATGTACAGCTGATGGTCTTCTCCTATCACGCTAGCACCTTGGCCAGCATCCAGAATCTTAACGCTGACAACGTAAACGATCTCTTGCTAGCTATTGATGCGGTCTCGGCTGGTGGGGGAACGAACTATGAATCGGCGTTCGAGCAGGCTGTTGCCTGGTTCAATGCCCAGCATGGAAACGATGCATCAGTTAGTGATGGCTTCAAGAACCTGACCTACTTTCTGACCGACGGAGATCCGACAAAGTACTATGACGCTGACGGAAATTTGCGTGGGCCAGGTGATGCAACTGATATAAATACTTTCAATGCTTCGGTGGAGGCTTTCGAAGAACTCTCGGCGGTCTCAGCCGTGCATGCCACTGGTATCGGCAGTGGTGTAAGCGAGCATATCTTGAAGTTTTTTGACAATTCCGAAGTGGCTGGTGAAGGGTACCTGACAGCAAGCAACGGAGCGACGACAGTCACGGCTCCCTTCGGTTATGTGGATATCGTCAATACAGCAGAGGACCTCGACGCCGCACTCAAGGGTGGCTCTAGCAGCGATGAGTTGGCCGAGCTGGGAGACGACGTGCTCACCGGCGGTGACGGTGATGACATCATCTTCGGCGATGCCATCAATTCCGACCACCTCGAGTGGACGAACCTCGACACTGGCGAGATCTTCTCCGATGGCAGCCACGATGGACTGGGCTATGCGGGGCTGGTCGAATACTTGCGCTGGGCGGAGGGCACTCCAGGTGAGGCCCCGAGCGACGCTGAGATAATCGCCTATGTGAAGTCACGCTGGGAGGAGCTGGTAGATACTCAGCGAGCCGATGGCGGCAATGATTTCCTCGACGGAGGCTCGGGGGATGACGTCCTGATCGGCGGTGCGGGGGATGACGTCCTGATCGGCGGTGCGGGCGATGACGCTCTGATCGGCGGTGCTGGTGACGACACCCTTCTCGGCGGCCTTGGCGCAGATACCTTCGCCTGGAAACTCGGTGACCAGGGCGAAGAGGGCAGCGCCGCGGTCGATACTGTCGAGGACTTCTCGTTGGCCCAGGGTGACAGCCTGGATCTGAGCGAATTGCTCAGCGACGGCAATGGGCTCGAGCACCTGCGCTTCGAAGCCGATGGGAGCGGCACCACCAAGCTCTACATCAGCACGGAAGGCAACTTCGGAACCGATGAGGGGAACTTCGACAATGCGCTGGCCGACCAGGTCATCGTGCTGGAGAACTTCAGTGGGGATCTCGAGGCGCTGAAGTCGAGCCTCAATATCGACTGA
- a CDS encoding response regulator transcription factor, whose translation MMAVLFVSQRRADIPRLHSAFRDIRRINPDQARVMVDDGDRIWLLTDHPEWPGLAGALAGHGAIVVVMSLTPSEVEALMALQVGARGYVHALSPPELLRQVALVTGHQGVWVPAELLSKVVGGAFATLGGRDGLPQENLSVLTERERAVALAVAEGRSNKEVARQLDITERTVKAHLGAVFRKLGVRDRMQLVLSLSRQDANVV comes from the coding sequence ATGATGGCAGTTCTGTTCGTGAGTCAGAGGCGCGCAGACATTCCACGGCTGCACAGCGCCTTTCGCGATATACGGCGAATCAACCCGGACCAGGCGCGCGTCATGGTGGACGATGGCGACCGGATCTGGCTGTTGACGGATCATCCGGAATGGCCCGGGCTGGCGGGAGCGCTGGCTGGCCATGGCGCTATTGTTGTCGTCATGTCCCTGACGCCGAGCGAAGTGGAAGCGCTCATGGCGCTACAGGTGGGGGCGCGTGGCTATGTCCACGCGCTATCACCCCCCGAGCTACTGCGGCAGGTGGCTCTGGTCACCGGCCATCAGGGGGTATGGGTGCCGGCCGAATTGCTCAGCAAGGTGGTTGGAGGCGCATTCGCCACCCTAGGTGGGCGTGACGGCCTGCCGCAGGAGAACCTGTCCGTGCTGACGGAGCGCGAGCGAGCCGTGGCACTGGCGGTAGCAGAAGGACGCAGCAACAAGGAGGTGGCCCGCCAGCTCGACATCACCGAGCGCACGGTCAAGGCACATCTCGGCGCGGTATTTCGCAAGCTCGGCGTACGCGACCGCATGCAGCTGGTGCTCAGTCTGTCCAGACAGGACGCGAACGTCGTCTAG